CCTTTCCCGGCCAGTCTACACAGGAACCGGAAGTCGCATACTGACAAATATTAGCATCGCCGTTACTGGCCATTCGCCGCCCCTTCTCACTATATTAAAATTGTCAAGAAATAACTTGACAAGAATGTCTCCTTTCCTTTCCTTTCTTTAGTTTTAACTCAAATATCTTACTCACAAGGAGGATGCAACGCATAGGGAAGCAAGAACATCCTGAGGATTTGGCGAATCAGGCCATCTGTCAATTAGTGTAAATGCATGTTCACAGCAGACGTTTGAAGGAGGATTGAATGACATTCATTAAGCGAAGATCTACGGTGTTTGTCCTGGCCCTGGTTCTAAGTCAGCTACTCATCTATGCGATTTCTTTTGCTCAATCCGCTGAGCAGCCAGGCACGAAGCAGTCGTCTCAGAGCGATTCCAGCAATCCCAAGAGAGCGAGAGCCGAATTCGGAGTCAAGGCTGGGCTCAGAATTTCCAATTTGCCATCTGACGGGCAAGCTACGATGGACCCACGGCTTTCGTTTGCTCTTGCCGGCTTTCTTAAGTACGGTTCAGATATGATAGCTTTTCAGCCGGAAATCTGGTATGCCCAGAATGGCTGCAAGGGTCCTTTCTACATTTTAAGTGATGGAGAGCTTTACGGATTGGATGCAACCTTCAGTTTTAGTTATTTAAATGTGCCGCTGCTTTTCAAGTTCCATAATCCGCTCCCGGAATGGTTTGGCAATAAGGATAAAAGCCAGCGGATGTTCTTAAT
This genomic interval from Candidatus Zixiibacteriota bacterium contains the following:
- a CDS encoding porin family protein; translated protein: MTFIKRRSTVFVLALVLSQLLIYAISFAQSAEQPGTKQSSQSDSSNPKRARAEFGVKAGLRISNLPSDGQATMDPRLSFALAGFLKYGSDMIAFQPEIWYAQNGCKGPFYILSDGELYGLDATFSFSYLNVPLLFKFHNPLPEWFGNKDKSQRMFLIGPVIGIKLASEVKGSGTSFKIGNAKSVVLGWVIGADASWRAGRTTKIYMDARFEFGGNPYNHNMAANSLFIFDPETGKAPDVSNAALSLMFGLSF